A portion of the Algisphaera agarilytica genome contains these proteins:
- a CDS encoding efflux RND transporter permease subunit, translating into MLKAVIRFSLNYSSLVLIAAVLVVAYAGYRLPHMSVDVFPELNAPTVTIMTESGGLSADEVEQYVTFPIETSVNGMTGVRRVRSASAIGLSIVWVDLDWGADLYDARQLVSERLNAARGSLPEDTEPFITPITSIAGEIMLVSLSSPSREVSSMDLRAYAEFDLRNKILAVPGVAQVVAIGGELPEYQVNVDQERLRLFDLTISDVVQAAGGSHSTASGGYLVDVDHFEIPIRQQSRVTRPQDIANTIIKYHDGVPVTIGQVAEVRLGPALRRGTASEGGQSAVILSIQKSPGTNTLALTDQLDILFDQIEPTLPGGAELNRDVVRQSHFIDRSIDNVTKVLLEAVVIVLVVLVLFLMNVRTTLITLTAIPISLAVGLLIMDGMNLGLNVMTLGGLTVAIGVLVDDAIIDVENVFRRLKQNRGRPESDRRDAVEVIFDASNEIRPAMVFATLIIVMVFVPLLALQGLEGRFFQPLALTYMVSIGASLLVALTVVPALCRFLLKGRLGGGGQHEDRDGFLVRLLKRSYEPSLRYAIRLRVWVIGGAGLATVGALLLASTYGTSFLPSFNEGTFTVFLLAPPGTSIIESDRLATEVEKQLVEIDGVRSVSRRTGRAERDEHAEPVSNSEIEVTVEDGRDRHEVREGIDRVLGAIPGITTMVGQPIEHRLSHVLSGTPAAITINVYGEELSELRRVAKKVEGELQALPGARDVNANREVMITSLPIRYRHAELAAVGLSPADAAEQVREAIYGERVDVVNEGIRQYDLVVRLAPDQRESIRQVRDLLLRGRGGATVRLRDVADIGPERSSNLITRENAQRKAVISLNVAEDSNLGDLVEQVRERVDPIVAEAGMTVSYGGQFEAQQSASRTILVAGLVVAVVMLLLLQISTGSMRAAVLVMLNMPLALIGGIVAIYLTEGGGAVSNTLALLGVGGDYIPPVISIASMVGFITLFGIAVRNGILLINHYNHLMQEEGVAPDEAVVQGSMERLVPILMTAISAALGLVPLALAAGEPGSELLAPLAIVTLGGLLTSTFLNLIVVPAGYALVFRCQAEPRRAPGPGASIH; encoded by the coding sequence ATGCTGAAAGCTGTCATCCGCTTCTCTCTGAACTATTCATCGCTCGTGCTGATTGCCGCCGTGCTTGTGGTGGCCTATGCCGGTTACCGGCTACCACACATGTCAGTAGATGTATTTCCTGAACTCAACGCGCCGACCGTCACCATCATGACGGAGTCCGGTGGGCTCTCTGCCGACGAGGTCGAGCAGTACGTCACGTTCCCCATCGAGACCTCGGTTAACGGAATGACTGGAGTGCGTCGCGTCCGCAGCGCCAGTGCGATCGGCCTTTCCATCGTGTGGGTCGATCTCGACTGGGGGGCTGACCTGTACGATGCTCGTCAGCTCGTCTCGGAACGGCTGAACGCAGCACGTGGCAGCTTGCCCGAAGACACCGAGCCTTTCATTACGCCTATTACGTCGATCGCTGGCGAGATCATGCTCGTGTCGCTTTCTTCACCGTCACGTGAAGTGAGTTCAATGGACCTGCGAGCCTATGCGGAGTTTGATCTGCGTAACAAGATTCTCGCGGTGCCGGGCGTCGCCCAGGTCGTTGCGATCGGTGGCGAGCTTCCTGAATACCAAGTCAACGTCGATCAGGAACGTCTGCGCCTATTCGATCTCACCATATCCGACGTAGTCCAAGCGGCGGGCGGATCGCACAGCACTGCGAGCGGGGGCTACCTCGTTGATGTTGACCATTTTGAGATCCCCATCCGCCAGCAGAGCCGAGTCACCCGCCCGCAGGACATCGCTAACACCATCATCAAGTACCACGATGGCGTACCGGTCACGATTGGGCAGGTCGCCGAAGTCCGTCTCGGCCCTGCTTTGCGGCGCGGCACCGCTTCTGAGGGGGGACAGTCGGCCGTCATTCTTTCCATCCAGAAATCGCCCGGCACGAACACACTCGCATTAACCGATCAACTGGACATACTGTTCGATCAGATCGAGCCGACACTGCCCGGAGGCGCTGAACTTAACCGTGACGTGGTGAGGCAGTCTCACTTCATTGATCGCTCAATCGACAATGTAACCAAAGTACTGCTCGAAGCGGTGGTGATTGTTCTCGTCGTTTTGGTGTTGTTCCTGATGAACGTGCGGACGACGCTGATCACCCTGACCGCGATCCCGATCTCGTTAGCGGTTGGTCTGCTGATTATGGACGGGATGAATCTCGGCCTGAATGTCATGACGCTCGGGGGCCTGACTGTCGCGATCGGCGTGCTGGTCGATGACGCGATTATCGATGTCGAAAACGTATTCCGTCGGCTCAAGCAGAACCGTGGCCGTCCTGAATCTGATCGGCGGGACGCGGTAGAGGTCATCTTCGATGCGAGCAACGAAATCCGACCGGCGATGGTGTTCGCGACCCTGATCATTGTGATGGTCTTCGTCCCGCTGCTCGCGTTGCAGGGGCTAGAAGGCCGCTTTTTCCAGCCGTTGGCGCTGACCTACATGGTGTCGATTGGGGCCTCGCTCCTAGTCGCACTGACCGTGGTGCCGGCGCTCTGCCGTTTCCTGCTCAAAGGCCGATTGGGTGGGGGCGGCCAACATGAAGACCGCGACGGTTTCCTGGTCCGCCTGCTCAAGCGGTCGTACGAGCCCAGCTTGCGCTACGCGATCCGCTTGCGTGTATGGGTGATCGGTGGAGCGGGGCTTGCGACGGTTGGTGCGTTGCTGCTGGCCAGTACCTATGGCACTTCGTTCCTGCCATCGTTTAATGAGGGGACTTTCACAGTTTTCCTACTCGCGCCACCCGGCACGTCGATCATCGAAAGCGACCGGCTAGCGACCGAAGTGGAGAAGCAACTTGTCGAGATCGATGGCGTACGTTCAGTCTCTCGCCGTACCGGACGGGCCGAGCGTGACGAACACGCCGAGCCGGTGAGTAATTCTGAGATTGAGGTGACGGTTGAGGACGGCAGGGACCGCCACGAGGTCCGAGAGGGCATCGATCGTGTACTGGGGGCAATCCCAGGCATCACCACGATGGTCGGCCAGCCGATCGAGCACCGCCTGAGCCACGTGCTATCCGGTACTCCGGCCGCGATCACGATCAATGTCTACGGCGAGGAACTCAGTGAGCTGCGTCGGGTGGCCAAGAAGGTTGAAGGCGAGTTGCAAGCCCTTCCCGGTGCACGCGATGTCAACGCCAACCGCGAAGTCATGATTACCTCGCTTCCGATCCGCTACCGTCACGCCGAGCTTGCTGCGGTCGGTCTAAGCCCCGCAGACGCTGCGGAGCAGGTCCGCGAAGCCATCTACGGCGAACGGGTCGATGTTGTGAACGAAGGTATCCGCCAATATGACCTGGTGGTTCGCTTGGCTCCAGATCAACGTGAATCGATCCGCCAGGTCCGGGACCTACTGCTGCGTGGCCGTGGTGGGGCAACCGTCCGCCTGAGGGATGTGGCGGACATCGGCCCTGAGCGTTCCAGCAACCTGATCACACGCGAGAATGCCCAACGCAAGGCGGTCATATCGCTGAACGTGGCCGAAGACTCGAACCTGGGCGACCTTGTTGAACAGGTTCGTGAGCGGGTCGATCCTATTGTTGCCGAAGCAGGGATGACTGTTTCCTACGGCGGGCAATTCGAGGCCCAGCAGTCGGCATCAAGAACCATCCTTGTTGCGGGATTAGTCGTGGCAGTCGTCATGCTTTTGCTGTTACAGATTTCGACGGGCTCGATGCGGGCTGCGGTTCTAGTCATGCTCAACATGCCTCTGGCCCTCATCGGCGGGATCGTCGCGATCTACCTCACCGAAGGCGGCGGGGCCGTATCGAACACGCTGGCCCTGTTGGGGGTTGGTGGGGACTACATCCCGCCCGTGATTTCCATCGCCAGCATGGTCGGCTTCATCACGCTGTTCGGTATCGCAGTCCGCAACGGCATCCTGTTGATCAACCACTACAACCACCTCATGCAGGAGGAAGGCGTCGCACCCGACGAAGCAGTGGTACAAGGCTCGATGGAACGGCTCGTGCCGATCCTGATGACCGCCATATCTGCCGCACTGGGTCTCGTACCGCTCGCTTTAGCGGCGGGCGAACCAGGAAGCGAGCTGCTTGCGCCTCTGGCGATCGTCACTCTCGGCGGGCTGCTGACCTCGACTTTCCTCAACTTGATTGTTGTACCGGCGGGATACGCGCTGGTTTTTCGATGCCAAGCAGAACCACGACGGGCACCGGGCCCAGGGGCATCTATTCACTAA